A genomic stretch from Vicinamibacterales bacterium includes:
- a CDS encoding DUF488 domain-containing protein, which produces MTPSVFTVGHSTRSIDAFAAILRQAGVTRIADVRAFPASKRHPQFNSSALAAALEDAGIDYHQLPALGGRRTAKKSGASRNGLWKVEAFRNYADYAETPAFAEALDALEALARERPTAFMCAEAVWWQCHRRLIADYMLARGWMVIHLLAPGKRQDAILTPGAVVERDGTIAYPPSQPGLLP; this is translated from the coding sequence GTGACCCCCAGCGTCTTTACCGTCGGACACTCGACGCGGTCCATTGATGCGTTCGCCGCCATCCTGCGGCAGGCCGGCGTGACCCGCATCGCCGACGTGCGTGCGTTTCCGGCGTCGAAGCGGCATCCGCAGTTCAACAGCAGCGCGCTGGCCGCCGCGCTCGAAGACGCCGGGATCGACTACCACCAGCTGCCGGCGCTCGGTGGGCGGCGCACCGCGAAGAAGAGCGGCGCGTCGCGCAACGGGCTGTGGAAGGTCGAGGCGTTCCGCAACTACGCCGACTACGCGGAGACGCCGGCGTTCGCCGAGGCGCTCGACGCGCTCGAAGCGTTGGCGCGCGAGCGGCCGACGGCGTTCATGTGCGCGGAAGCCGTCTGGTGGCAGTGCCACCGGCGGTTGATCGCGGACTACATGCTGGCGCGCGGCTGGATGGTGATCCATCTGCTCGCGCCGGGCAAGCGGCAGGACGCCATCCTGACTCCCGGCGCGGTTGTCGAGCGCGACGGTACGATCGCGTACCCGCCGTCGCAGCCAGGGCTGCTTCCCTGA
- the ligD gene encoding non-homologous end-joining DNA ligase — MITHPEKVLFPEDGITKGEVAAYYEAIAPVLLPHIRNRPVTLERYPAGIDKKGFWQKDVSKGFPAWLERVEVPKKGGVVHHALVTDVRSLMWVVNQNTITPHVWTSRVPDLDHADILVFDLDPPDDRKPDLLRAAAVGLRDLLEELGLPSWIKTTGSKGFHICVPLDAKTDKGKAAGFAHAVGRLLVSRHPRELTLEFYKDDRAGRILVDTGRNDYSATFAAAYAVRPKNGAPVSAPCTWEEAISGEVGPQSFTLGNVPARVERIGDVWADMRRRRRSLRPAIEKLRKLTTENHG; from the coding sequence GTGATCACGCATCCCGAGAAAGTGCTCTTCCCCGAGGACGGCATCACCAAGGGAGAGGTCGCGGCCTATTACGAGGCGATCGCGCCGGTGCTCCTGCCGCACATCAGGAACAGGCCGGTGACGCTGGAACGCTACCCGGCCGGCATCGACAAGAAGGGCTTCTGGCAGAAGGACGTCTCGAAGGGCTTTCCCGCCTGGCTCGAACGCGTCGAGGTCCCGAAGAAAGGCGGCGTCGTCCACCACGCGCTCGTCACCGACGTGCGCTCGCTCATGTGGGTGGTCAACCAGAATACGATCACCCCGCACGTCTGGACGTCGCGGGTGCCGGATCTCGATCACGCCGACATCCTCGTCTTCGATCTCGATCCGCCGGACGACCGCAAGCCGGACCTGCTGCGCGCCGCCGCCGTCGGCCTCCGCGATCTGCTCGAGGAGCTCGGGCTCCCCAGCTGGATCAAGACGACCGGCTCGAAAGGCTTCCACATCTGCGTGCCGCTCGACGCCAAGACCGACAAGGGCAAAGCGGCGGGCTTCGCCCACGCGGTCGGCCGACTGCTGGTGTCGCGGCATCCCAGGGAGCTGACGCTCGAGTTCTACAAGGACGATCGCGCCGGACGGATCCTCGTCGACACGGGGCGCAACGACTACAGCGCCACCTTCGCCGCCGCCTACGCGGTGCGGCCGAAGAACGGCGCGCCGGTCTCGGCCCCCTGCACGTGGGAGGAGGCGATCTCCGGCGAAGTCGGCCCGCAATCATTCACCCTGGGCAACGTGCCCGCCCGGGTCGAGCGCATCGGCGATGTGTGGGCCGACATGCGGCGGCGCCGTCGATCGCTGCGGCCGGCGATCGAGAAACTTCGAAAGCTGACCACCGAGAACCACGGATAG
- a CDS encoding 3-oxoacyl-ACP reductase family protein, which translates to MQMGPSLEGRAALVTGGATGIGRTIGQCLAREGCRVAVNYIGGREQADEAVRELRELGVAAMALEADVRSAIEVRAMFAAAVDAFGRLDVLVNNAAVQTDGAFLDVTESDWDRVIDTNLKGTFLCTQAAARHMTKSGGSIVNIGSGCNYVPFPTLVAYTASKGGVEMLTKVAALSLAPQQIRVNCVAPGAILVERTSRELSDYAGQFARITPMGRVGLPEDVAAAVVFLATDAARFITGQTISVDGGLFMQPPRLT; encoded by the coding sequence ATGCAGATGGGACCATCACTGGAGGGACGCGCCGCGCTCGTCACCGGCGGGGCGACGGGCATCGGACGGACGATTGGGCAATGCCTGGCGCGTGAGGGGTGCCGTGTCGCGGTCAACTACATCGGCGGCCGCGAACAGGCCGACGAGGCCGTGCGCGAGCTGCGCGAGCTCGGGGTCGCCGCGATGGCGCTCGAAGCCGATGTGCGCAGCGCGATCGAGGTCCGGGCGATGTTCGCCGCCGCGGTCGACGCGTTCGGTCGGCTCGACGTGCTCGTCAACAACGCCGCGGTGCAGACCGACGGGGCGTTCCTCGACGTGACGGAATCCGACTGGGACCGCGTGATCGACACGAACCTGAAAGGCACCTTTCTCTGCACGCAGGCCGCCGCGCGTCACATGACCAAGTCCGGCGGGTCGATCGTCAACATCGGGTCGGGATGCAACTACGTCCCCTTTCCGACGCTCGTCGCCTACACGGCGAGTAAAGGCGGCGTCGAGATGCTGACGAAGGTCGCGGCGCTGTCACTCGCGCCGCAGCAGATTCGCGTCAACTGCGTTGCCCCCGGTGCGATCCTCGTCGAGCGCACCAGCCGCGAGCTATCGGACTACGCCGGGCAGTTCGCGCGGATTACGCCGATGGGCCGGGTCGGCCTGCCGGAAGATGTCGCCGCAGCGGTGGTGTTCCTGGCCACCGATGCCGCCCGCTTCATCACCGGGCAGACGATCAGCGTCGACGGTGGCCTGTTCATGCAGCCGCCGCGGCTCACGTGA
- a CDS encoding TIM barrel protein: MRLGLDMFSLRSQGWSPFEQLDFAARFGAGVAHYSEIRLLGGLAPDHIRRVRAHADALGIELELGMLSICPSAGIFDASKGAAAEQIAAMLPAAQMLGSPFVRCVVGRMEDRRLPGGIEKRIDDAIGVLRSVRSRVVDAGLKLAIENHAGDLQARELKALVEQAGPDFVGVCVDAGNPLWAIEDPHLTLETLAPYVLTSHVRDSRVWRVRDGTAVAWTRMGEGNIDIAGWIRAFVERCPGRALSLEIIVIPAPTVHRHREAGFWDAYRAMPAWEFDRFEALADGGRPYVVEGAEDPVAREREDVETSLHWTKRFLDQEGLT; this comes from the coding sequence ATGCGCCTGGGCCTCGACATGTTCAGCCTGCGTTCGCAGGGATGGAGTCCCTTCGAGCAGCTCGACTTCGCCGCCCGTTTCGGCGCCGGCGTCGCGCACTACAGCGAGATCAGGCTGCTCGGCGGCCTCGCGCCCGATCATATACGGCGCGTCCGGGCGCACGCCGACGCGCTCGGCATCGAGCTCGAGCTGGGCATGCTGTCGATCTGCCCGAGCGCCGGCATCTTCGACGCGTCGAAGGGGGCCGCCGCGGAACAGATCGCCGCGATGCTGCCCGCCGCACAAATGCTCGGCTCGCCGTTCGTGCGCTGCGTGGTCGGGCGGATGGAGGATCGCCGGCTGCCCGGCGGCATCGAGAAGCGGATCGACGACGCAATCGGCGTGCTGCGATCGGTGCGCTCGAGAGTGGTCGACGCCGGCCTGAAGCTGGCGATCGAGAACCACGCCGGTGATCTGCAGGCCCGCGAGCTGAAGGCGCTCGTCGAGCAGGCGGGTCCCGACTTCGTCGGCGTCTGCGTCGACGCCGGCAACCCGCTCTGGGCGATCGAGGATCCGCACCTGACGCTCGAAACGCTGGCGCCCTACGTGCTCACCAGCCACGTGCGCGACAGCCGCGTATGGCGCGTGCGCGACGGGACCGCTGTCGCCTGGACGCGGATGGGCGAAGGCAACATCGACATCGCGGGCTGGATTCGCGCGTTCGTCGAACGCTGCCCTGGCCGCGCGCTCTCGCTCGAGATCATCGTCATCCCGGCGCCGACCGTGCACCGCCATCGCGAGGCCGGCTTCTGGGACGCCTATCGCGCCATGCCGGCGTGGGAATTCGATCGATTCGAAGCGCTGGCCGACGGCGGCAGGCCGTACGTGGTTGAGGGGGCGGAGGACCCCGTCGCGCGCGAGCGCGAGGACGTGGAGACGAGCCTGCACTGGACGAAGCGCTTCCTGGACCAAGAGGGGCTCACGTGA
- a CDS encoding MFS transporter translates to MNKRALFTVSAVSLVTTSMSFALRGDVANAMSGAFHITNEQLGFVFSPAFWAFAVGAVASGAVIDVLGMKRLHVLSGAGYIVAVLLVLVAPRPTGPVASIFDNAGTILLYVAFLVMGLSQGLVEGVINPLTVTVYPEEKTRRLIMLHAWWPGGQIIGGLAAVVMTKLLHASWQLELSLIMVPAALYLVMALTQRYPATERVQSKVTTGEMWREALRPLFLLFCICNGLGSAAELGPDQWFPKVMGDLIPQLQGVLFLVYTAGLMFLLRTFGGDWSQRNPIVTTIFCAVGTCIGLYWLGSLHPGDGAIVAFTAATVFGVGKTFFVPTMLGLASEQLPKGGALLMSVMGGFGMLATAVALPLMGARIDKLGAGAALQMMALAPAMLGVIFVGLWIHYRSRGGYKAVRI, encoded by the coding sequence ATGAACAAACGGGCGCTTTTCACCGTCAGCGCGGTCTCGCTCGTCACCACCTCGATGTCGTTCGCCCTGCGCGGCGACGTCGCCAACGCGATGAGCGGCGCCTTTCACATCACCAACGAACAGCTCGGGTTCGTCTTCAGCCCGGCGTTCTGGGCGTTCGCGGTCGGCGCCGTGGCCAGCGGCGCGGTGATCGACGTGCTCGGCATGAAGCGCCTGCACGTGCTGTCGGGCGCCGGCTACATCGTCGCGGTGCTGCTGGTGCTCGTCGCGCCGCGTCCGACCGGGCCGGTGGCGTCGATCTTCGACAACGCCGGCACGATTCTGCTCTACGTCGCGTTCCTCGTCATGGGACTCTCGCAGGGGCTCGTCGAAGGCGTCATCAACCCGCTCACGGTGACGGTCTACCCCGAAGAGAAAACGCGGCGCCTGATCATGCTGCATGCCTGGTGGCCGGGCGGCCAGATCATCGGCGGGCTGGCGGCCGTCGTCATGACGAAGCTGCTGCACGCGAGCTGGCAGCTCGAGCTCTCGTTGATCATGGTGCCGGCGGCGCTCTATCTGGTGATGGCGCTGACCCAGCGCTACCCGGCGACCGAGCGCGTGCAGTCGAAGGTCACGACGGGTGAGATGTGGCGCGAAGCGCTGCGGCCGCTGTTCCTGCTGTTCTGCATCTGCAACGGCCTCGGCTCGGCGGCCGAGCTCGGCCCCGATCAGTGGTTCCCGAAAGTGATGGGCGATCTCATCCCGCAGCTGCAGGGGGTGTTGTTTCTCGTCTACACCGCAGGCCTGATGTTCCTGCTGCGCACGTTCGGCGGCGACTGGTCGCAGCGCAACCCCATCGTCACGACCATCTTCTGCGCGGTCGGCACCTGCATCGGCCTCTATTGGCTGGGGAGCCTGCACCCGGGGGACGGGGCGATCGTCGCTTTCACCGCCGCCACCGTGTTCGGCGTCGGCAAGACCTTCTTCGTGCCGACGATGCTGGGGCTCGCCTCGGAGCAGCTGCCGAAGGGCGGCGCGCTGCTGATGTCAGTCATGGGCGGCTTCGGCATGCTCGCCACCGCCGTCGCGCTGCCGCTGATGGGGGCGCGCATCGACAAGCTCGGTGCCGGCGCGGCGCTGCAGATGATGGCGCTGGCGCCGGCGATGCTCGGCGTCATCTTCGTGGGGCTGTGGATTCACTACCGCTCGCGCGGCGGCTACAAGGCCGTGCGCATCTAG
- a CDS encoding sugar phosphate isomerase/epimerase family protein, whose amino-acid sequence MLRIGLNPYGLAYAVGLQGAGTPRANPSPVGLEGFLALARETQAACVEVHAPWLDGAPAARARVRDACTALGATAVLSTGLTHEPGETLETAIAHARAVGSSLIRLGLTPVLEGSRDRWGSRWHVLVAHARETLGREAPRAADAGVTIAIEDHQDFGSEELVEMAESAGPNVGIVFDTGNPFAVGEDPVAFARRAAHRIRHVHLKDYVAQFTDEGYRLIRCAIGEGAVPFAELRGVLQAAQPVLTASIEPGALEARHIRLFTPDWWNGYPRRAAAELAAAIGRLRQGRLPEGDPSTTPWERHASPEEIVAYELNQVRRSVQRMTAFAWEQP is encoded by the coding sequence ATGCTTCGTATTGGCCTCAATCCCTATGGACTGGCCTACGCCGTCGGTCTGCAGGGCGCCGGCACGCCGCGGGCCAACCCGTCGCCGGTCGGGCTCGAGGGCTTCCTCGCTCTGGCGCGCGAGACGCAGGCCGCGTGTGTCGAAGTGCACGCGCCGTGGCTCGACGGCGCGCCGGCGGCACGCGCGCGCGTCCGGGACGCCTGCACCGCGCTCGGCGCAACGGCGGTATTGAGCACCGGCTTGACGCACGAGCCGGGTGAAACGCTCGAAACGGCGATCGCGCACGCCCGCGCGGTCGGCAGCAGCCTGATCCGATTGGGGCTGACGCCGGTGCTCGAGGGATCGCGCGACCGATGGGGATCGCGGTGGCACGTGCTCGTGGCGCACGCGCGCGAAACGCTCGGGCGCGAGGCGCCGCGCGCCGCCGACGCCGGTGTCACGATCGCGATCGAGGACCACCAGGACTTCGGCAGCGAAGAACTCGTCGAGATGGCGGAGTCGGCCGGACCGAACGTCGGCATCGTCTTCGACACCGGGAACCCGTTCGCGGTCGGCGAGGATCCGGTTGCGTTCGCGCGCCGTGCCGCCCACCGCATCCGCCACGTTCACCTCAAAGACTACGTCGCCCAGTTCACCGATGAAGGCTATCGCCTGATCCGCTGTGCTATTGGCGAGGGCGCCGTCCCCTTCGCCGAGCTGCGCGGGGTGTTGCAAGCCGCGCAGCCTGTGCTGACGGCGTCGATCGAGCCGGGGGCGCTCGAGGCGCGGCACATCCGGCTGTTCACGCCGGACTGGTGGAACGGCTATCCGCGGCGCGCCGCGGCGGAGCTGGCGGCGGCGATCGGCCGTCTGCGCCAGGGCCGCCTCCCGGAAGGTGATCCGTCTACGACGCCTTGGGAGCGCCACGCCTCGCCGGAAGAGATCGTGGCCTATGAACTGAATCAGGTCCGCCGGAGTGTGCAGCGCATGACGGCATTTGCGTGGGAGCAACCGTGA
- a CDS encoding SDR family oxidoreductase, protein MTTTDPEFSLAGQVALVTGSGRGLGHAIARRLAELGASVAVHDRDEQAPAEFGEFTDLAASYADVAAIGGPTCLVTGDIADEQRTAAMAREIERALGPISILVNTAGGDIAAAGGKPKPNNALEIKMEDVRALIDRNLVGTMLMCRAVVPGMLARRAGSVVNIASAAAHIGLSPEVVYSTIKAAIVHYTRCLAVETREHNVRINCVSPGATATARFKRTRVLDPAQLVEDGTLARYGTPRDQANAVAFLCTPAAKFIHGQVLRVDGGFTVFA, encoded by the coding sequence GTGACGACGACCGATCCGGAATTCTCGTTGGCGGGTCAGGTGGCGCTGGTCACCGGATCGGGACGCGGCCTCGGGCACGCCATCGCGCGGCGGCTCGCGGAACTTGGTGCCAGCGTCGCCGTCCACGATCGTGACGAGCAGGCGCCGGCAGAGTTCGGAGAGTTCACCGACCTCGCCGCGTCCTACGCCGACGTCGCGGCGATTGGAGGCCCGACCTGCCTCGTCACCGGCGACATCGCGGACGAGCAGCGCACCGCCGCGATGGCGCGGGAAATCGAGCGGGCGCTCGGTCCGATCTCGATCCTGGTCAACACCGCCGGCGGCGACATCGCCGCGGCGGGCGGCAAGCCGAAGCCGAACAACGCGCTCGAGATCAAGATGGAAGACGTGCGCGCGCTGATCGATCGCAACCTGGTCGGCACGATGCTCATGTGCCGTGCGGTCGTCCCCGGCATGCTGGCCCGCCGCGCCGGTTCGGTCGTCAACATCGCGTCGGCGGCGGCGCACATCGGGCTGTCGCCGGAAGTCGTCTACTCGACGATCAAGGCGGCGATCGTCCACTACACGCGCTGTCTGGCCGTCGAGACGAGGGAGCACAACGTCCGCATCAACTGCGTTAGTCCGGGCGCGACGGCGACGGCGCGCTTCAAGCGCACGCGCGTGCTCGATCCGGCGCAGCTCGTCGAGGACGGGACGCTGGCGCGCTACGGCACGCCGCGCGACCAGGCCAACGCGGTGGCGTTTCTCTGCACGCCCGCGGCGAAGTTCATCCACGGCCAGGTGTTGAGGGTGGACGGCGGCTTCACCGTCTTCGCGTAG
- a CDS encoding DUF305 domain-containing protein, with protein MKSLALILVPLTAVLSACGSSGVTQGPPVVRPGAPGQATSVVSADAAKQVPQATTADITFMQGMIHHHAQALDMTELIDARSNDPDMKKLGLRIHVSQTDEIKMMQRWLQARGQDAPDPRAHRGMAGMEGMDHAVMMPGMLTPEEMARLSAAKGPEFDRLFLEGMIKHHEGALTMVKDLFATPGAGQQSDIFAFASDVESDQKMEIDRMSDMLKERMK; from the coding sequence ATGAAGTCCCTCGCACTGATCCTCGTGCCGCTGACCGCCGTCCTGTCCGCCTGCGGAAGCTCGGGCGTCACGCAGGGGCCGCCCGTCGTACGGCCGGGCGCGCCAGGACAGGCGACCAGCGTCGTGTCGGCGGACGCCGCGAAGCAGGTGCCGCAGGCGACCACGGCGGACATCACCTTCATGCAGGGGATGATTCACCATCACGCGCAGGCGCTCGACATGACCGAGTTGATCGACGCCCGCTCGAACGACCCCGACATGAAGAAGCTCGGGCTCCGCATCCACGTCTCGCAGACCGACGAGATCAAGATGATGCAGCGCTGGCTGCAGGCCCGCGGCCAGGACGCTCCGGATCCGCGCGCCCATCGCGGCATGGCCGGCATGGAAGGCATGGATCACGCCGTCATGATGCCCGGGATGCTGACGCCGGAAGAGATGGCGCGGCTGTCCGCGGCGAAGGGACCCGAATTCGATCGGCTGTTCCTCGAGGGCATGATCAAGCACCACGAGGGGGCGCTGACCATGGTGAAGGACCTGTTCGCCACACCAGGTGCCGGGCAGCAGTCGGACATCTTTGCCTTCGCGTCAGACGTCGAGTCGGATCAGAAGATGGAAATCGACCGCATGAGCGACATGCTGAAGGAGCGGATGAAATGA